A region of the Deinococcus multiflagellatus genome:
TGGCCGTCGGCGGCCTGATGACGGCCCCCAGCCTCGAAAAACGCGCCACCCTGGGCTTTACCGCGCAGGGCGAGACGCTGTTCGGCTATCCCAGGCCCCGCTACGTGCTGTCGGGGCCCGGCTTCAGCGTGACCGTGAACACCGTGCGCAGCAAACCCGACGCGGCGCTGCTGACCGCCTTCGTGGGGGACGGCAGTACCCGCGTGGGCGCCGATACCCTGACCACGCTGCACGTCATCCCCGGGGCAACCACCGTGGCCCGCGCCGTCACCGGGGTGCATGTGCCCCCGGCGGGCACCCTGGCGTTCACTTTTGACCCCGCCCGTTTTCCACAGCTGCCCCAGGCGGCCGGCGCGCCTCTGACCGTCAGCCTGAACTGGCGCGCTGCCGACGCCCCGTGGGACAGTGCCCAGGACGCCCTGAGCGCCGGGCCGCTGCTGGTGCAGGGCGGGCGCGTGGCCCTGAACCCGGCGCGCGAGGGCTTTAACACCGCGGCCAACATCTGGCGCCCCACCCGGCAGGTGGCGCTGGGCACCCTGGGCGGGCAGCCCACCGTGGCCTACTTTGAGCACGGCACCCCCGAAGCCTTTGCGGCGGCCCTGGCGGCGGCGGGGGTGCGCGACGCGGTGCGCCTGGACAGTGGCAGCAGTTCGTCGGCCTATCTGGTGGGCGGCTACGCGGGGCTGGGCGGCTACCTGAACACCGTCTGGAGCCGCCCGGTGCCCAACGCGGTGGTGTTCGTGCCGCGCTCGGCCTCAGCGCGCAAGTAGGTCTGGGGGCGGCTAGACCCCCACGCCCAGGCGTTCCATCAGGCGCACGTAGGCCTGGGCGGTCACCTGCACGTCCCCGAAACTGCGGTGGCGGCCCCCCGGGGCAAAGTTCAGGCCCAGGCGGTCGGCCAGGGCGTTCAGGTTGTGGGCACGTTCGCGGGGGAAAGCGCGGCGCGAGAGCTGCACGGTGCAGTGCTCGGCCGCCGGCTGCCACTCCAGGCCGTGGCGGCGGGCATGCACGCGCATAAAGCCCCCGTCGAAGCCCACATTGTGCGCCACCACTGGCCAGCCATTCACGAAGTCCAGGAACTCCGGCAGTACTTCTTCAGGGGTGGGGGCGCCGCGCACCATCTCGTTGCTGATGCCGTGGACCCTCTCGGCGCGCCAGGGAATCAGCAGGGG
Encoded here:
- a CDS encoding 3'-5' exonuclease, producing MNVVVFDLETTGLSPERDGIVEIGALRIVDGQVDETQKFETLVRPTGEGGQPLLIPWRAERVHGISNEMVRGAPTPEEVLPEFLDFVNGWPVVAHNVGFDGGFMRVHARRHGLEWQPAAEHCTVQLSRRAFPRERAHNLNALADRLGLNFAPGGRHRSFGDVQVTAQAYVRLMERLGVGV